The region GCCTAAAGTGCGTTATCGCTGCGCCCAATTGCTCAGCACGCTGGAAGCCGTCGGCCGTGGCGACGGGCTGAGTATCGTGGCGCAAGCGTCGCTGCCGGAACACGTCGACCCACGCTATGCAGCGCGGCCGTTGTCTCCCGCGGTGCCACGCCGGATCGGTCTGGCCGTGCTTGACCGCCGCCAGTCCTCACCTGCCACCCTGGCGTTCATCGCGCTGGCGCAAAAGCTGCACCACGCCGGGACTTAGCGATAACTCATGGTGAACGAGGCCAACCCGTTAGCGACGCCGGGCGTGATCGTTTGTTCGGTTTGGACGTAACGGGCGGTCAAGGGGATCGTCACCTTGCCATTGCCGGTGCTGCCCACCTGCCATTGATTCAGGTTGCCCACGGCCGCGGAATCGGCGCCATACCTCACCAATTGGGCGCCATGCAGCAGTTGCAGCGCCACGCCACGGGCGTTTGAAGTGCGGGTCAAGTTCAACCGGTCGCTGCGATTAGCGTTGTCAGTCTGGTCGGTTATCGTGATGAATACATCCTGGGTACCACCGGTTCCGCCAGCGCACTCCAAGGTAATATCCTGGGTTACGCTGCCGGCGAAACTGCCTGGCCCCTTGAAATCACGGCTGGCTATACGCCCCACCGGCATCGCAATCGACGGCGCAGAGACACGGCAGGTAGGCCTGCGAGGGGGAGCTATGACCGCAGGGGTAAAGTTGACCGCCACATAGCCCGGACCTGCGGTCGATACATTTGTCAGCGTGTACCTGGCGATGTTGCGGGAGGGAATCGTACCGGCCGATACCGGCCCGGTGGCAACCAGATAGACCCGCCCTTGAAGCCCCCAGCCATTGGGTTTGTTATGTTTGGTGGTTAACAGTGTGGTGCCGGTGTGGCTGATCGCACGCATTGGCTGGCCGGGGTCCCTGGCCATCATGGCGAACCCGACCCCGGGCAGGCCGGTGGCATACACCGGCATTGACACGCCTGAGGCGCTGAACGTCCTGCCACTGACTGGCGAATTGACCACGCTCATGTTCGCAGACACCGGTTGCTCGACGGGCCAGTCCTGATATCGACACAGCATCACAAAGCTATTGTTGCCGAAGTCATAACCGTTCGCCGCACCTATCACCTGACCCACTTGCGGGTTGACCGGCAAGGTGATCGGCGCAATGGAGAGGTTCAGTGTCGCTTGTGGCGTACACGTGCCAGCACTGAAATGAGCATGGGCCGCCATCGCAAGTCCCCAACCCGCCAACAGTGCGCTCATGCGAAAAAACCTGATCATATCGCCACATCCTCTGTAACAGGACCCGCCAGGGACACCGAATGCTCGCGCGTCACGCCGTGGTCATCCAGGGTGGTAAAGCGCAGCGTCGCCGAGCCTTGCCAAGGTGCTGACCGGCCTTTCAACATCAGGTTTGCCGTGGTGCGTGGCAACAGCATCGGCGGGTCCTCACTGGGGTACTCGACGCCCTCCAGGGTCAGCACGACGCTGGATAACGTCACATGAAAGGCACTGGGGTTATGCACCCGTAGCACCGGGCTGTCGCCGCCCAGCCGCCACCGCAGGGTCTGCACGGCGTCCACCTCCCGGCCTGCCAGCGCCTCTGGGCGCAGGAACAGCTTGATTCGTGTGCGAAAGACAAATTGCAGTTGATTGCTAGTCCTGGCCGTGGGCCGGATACCTCGTACATTCAGCCAATACACTGACTCTTGAGGGCGTGCGTTCGCCTGCTCCTCAGCGGGGTGGTAAGCCAACCGCAACCCCTGTGCCGTGCCGGCCTCCAGCCGCAGGATCGGCGGGCTGACCGTAAACGGTACGTCACTCAACTCCGGCAAGGCCTCAGGGTCGCCGCGATCAATCCATACCTGCACCAACCTCGGGCCGTCAGCTTCGTTGCGAAGGTTGACCGTCACCTCCCGCGCGGCGGCGGGGTAGATGATGCGGGTTCGATCTATGACGATTTCCCCGTGCGCCGGCCACATCTGAGCCGCCAGTGCCAGACCGAACACGGTCCTCAACCACCTGTTAAACATCAACTGCTCTCCTCCTGCCTATCCAGGTCGCCCTTGCACTGGCTGATCAACTGGTCCGCGTTTTGCTGGCGCCGGCCGGGTTTTCGGGGTGGCAAGCGATACTGGATAAAGCAGCGCTCGCCGGCGGCCTCAGCCCAGCGGACGGTCAGCGTGCCGTGCTCGGCAACGCCACGCACAAACGCCTTGCCGGCCTGCCCGATAACGCCGACTTCACTACCGTGTTCATCGAACACCTGTGCGGCGAACGGCACGGGTCTGCCGTCTGGATGGGTCGCCTTGATCACCACCGCCCGACCGCTGACGGTCTCGAACCTGACCCGCGACACCGCCCCCATCGTGGGGACGACGTGATGGTTGGACGCTTTCAACTCCACATCCATGGGCATGCCCTGTGGATCAATGGCCACTTCATTGCGCTGGTACGCCCTGAGCGAGGGCATGACGCCATAGCCGTGTTTGTCGATACGCACCCCGGAACTGCCGAGCTGCGCGCCCTGCGCATCCGGCGCATAAACCAGCGCCGAGGCTTCACCTAGGCTTGGCGAGAGCGTGACGCCGCCGTCATGGGCGATGAGCCCGCCATCGGCGCTCATGGACACTTGCGCGCTGTCCCGGCTCTGGCCATAACCGGCGCGCAGGGTGGCGGTGTTGCTGCGATAGCCCGTGTAGGCATTGAAACTTGAGCCGTGCTGGTTACCCGTGCCGTGGCTGCCGATCAGCCCGTAGTGAGTGTGATCTGAATCCCCCAGCAAACCATTGATTCCGACTTGCTGTTGGCTACCGCGCGAATCACCGGCGTCCCGGTAAAGCGAACTGCTCAGGGTCGGTGCGTGCGCTCTATCGCCCAACGGCATGGAGAGGGTCAGTACCAGATGATTATCGACACGCCCTGCTTGCGTGGCCCGGCCAAAAAAGATCTCGTCACTGCGTTCTCGGTCGCTCGAGCGATGCGTTTCACTGACCCTTGAGCGCTGCGCCGAGAGGTTCCAGTTGAGCTTCTTCCAATGGGCCCCATAGCTGACAGTGAATGAAGTCTGGCGCCCTTGCGTCCCGGCCCAGTAGTCGATGGAACTGCCGTACACACTCAGCGTGCCCTCGCCCACCTGCTGACTGATCGTCAGGTCCAATCGACTTTTCTGCCGGGTATAACTGCCCATGCTCCCGCCGTGATGCCCCAGTTCCCGTGCAGTCAGTGCGTCAGGCAGGCTCAGATAGCCTTCGGTAGAGAAGCGATAGGCCCCCAACATAAAATGTGTCCCTGAGTACGGCACGTTCTTGCTATAGGCCAGGCCCCAGCTTTGTCCGCCGAACAGCCCTTGCCCCGGCACCTGAGTACGCGAGCGCGTGCTGTCGAGGGCGAACGCGCCGATGGGCGTGCTCATCGCCACACCCACCTTGGCTTGACCATAACCCTGGGAAAGCGTGCTGCCTGCGTAGGCGGTCAGGCTATTCGTGAGCCCCTGCTGGAGGGTGCCCTGGAATACCGCGGGGCTGGCGCCGGCTAGCCCGCGTTGTTGCACGCGCCCCATGGTCACGGTGTAGTGGGTAGCGCCATTACGTAACAGGTGCGGGGCAACCGAATAGGGCACGACAAAGGTGCTACTCCGCCCGTCCACCTCGGTGACGCTGACGTTGAGGTCGCCACCGTAACCGGTGGGGTAAAGATCATCGATCACAAAGGGCCCGGGAGCCACCGTGGTTTCGTAGAGCGTGTAGCCATTCTGGCGCACCGTCACCGTGGCATTGCTTTCGGCGACGCCGCGAACCTGTGGTGCATAGCCTTGTTGCGACTGCGCAAGCATGCGGTCCTCGGTCGCCAGGGTAATACCTCGTACGCGCACGCCGTCGAGGATCTGGCCGCTGCTGAAACTGTCGCCAACGGTAAGTTGCGAACGCCAGGTTGCAAGGGAGCGTTGCAGGTAGGTGGCCGTTTGTTGATAAGGCAACCGGCCACTTCGCGATGCCCAGGCTTGCCCTCCTTGGTGGCGCAGTCGCCAGTCACCCAGGTTGACGCCGCCGTTAAGGCCCAGGTAGCCCCGGTCCTCACCGGCGCCCGACGTCACCGCTGCGGCGCTGAAGTTGTAATTGAGCAGTGCGGCATCAATGCCCTCGTCCCACTGGGCAGGGTCAATGTAGTCGCGTGCGGAGCGGTTGATGTAGACCTGCGGGATACTCAGGTCCAGCGTCAGCGACTCGGTGTCGACGCGGCTGCTGGCCATGGGGATCCAGTCGGCGAAATCGCGGCAGGCAGCCTGCGAGGCGCCGTCGAGTGGGTGCAGCACCACCCCGAGTTCGGCAAGCTGTTGCGCACTCACGCACGGCTGCGCGCCATCCTGCTCATTGCGGGGCACGAAATTGAGCGCGTGGCGGCCAATCGATTGCCCATTGAGCATCACGTCTACGCGATAAACGCCAGGCGCTAGCGTATTGACGGCATTGAAACGCGTGATGTCCGCCGGGCTGGACTGGCCGCTGCTGAAAGCCTCTATGTCAAACAACAATGGGGCAGCCTCGACCGATATCACCAGCGTACTCAGGAGGCCGAACAACACCACCAGCCGAGGATGGGAAAACAGCCAGGCGCATTGGTAGAACGTAAATTGTAATGAGGCAGGCATAGTCAGAACTTCAGGGGCGCACGCTGCGGCGAGGAAAACGCGCCGTAGTCATTGATGTATTTAAAATGCACCTGGGCATCAGCGGGAATTGCATGCACGACCTCGCGCACGGCCAGTGTCAGATGACCGCCGGGCGCCACCATGCCCTCTCCCGCCGGCAGCAGGCGCGCTTCAGGTTGCGCGCCCATGGCCAGCGCGACCTCGTTGAATGTCACGTGATAGGCCGATGGGTTGTGCACTTCCAGGAGCGCGCCCTGGGCGCTGCGGTGCAGGGTCCAGCGTAATTGGGCGGGCGCCTCGTCCGTGCTGCCGGGTAAATGGGCCGGCCGAAAAAACACTTTGGTGCGGATGCGAAAGGCGAACTGCAGGTGGCTCGCAGGAGCGTCGTCCTGAGCGGACTGCTCAGCGTTGACCTTGGGCGGAATCTCAAGCGCGTTCAGCCAAAACACTGACTCGCGGTCAGCCGGCAGCGGCTCTTGGGTATAGACCAATCGTACCGCCTGGCTTTTGCCCGGGTCCAGACGGAATACCGGTGGCGAAAGAATGAAAGGCACTTCACTGCCTGACGGGGCTGACGCTGGGTCACCCGGGGCCAGCCACACCTGCACCAGGCGCGGAGCCCGCGGGTCGTCGTTGGTCAGGCGTAGCGTGACTTCACGGCGCTGCTGCGGGTAGATGTGCCGAGTGCCGTCGATCACCACGCCGGCGTGGGCGGCGCTTGGCCATCCCGCGCTGATCGAAAGGGTCATCAGCAGGCAACTCAGAAGCAAGGGTCGGGCGAGCATGGATCGGTCCTTCAAGGCGCTGTCCGGTGCCTGGCGAATCGCCAGGCACCTGGGCCTTGATCAGGGGAACGTGATGGAATACAGCACTTGCGTGCTGACCGGGCCAGGGGTTGCAACACCGGTGGCGAAATACTGAGCCGCGAACGGCAACGACACTTCACCGTTTTCAGGGACCTTTGCGGCGCTCGAATTAAGGGCGAGGCGAAGGTCCATAGGGCGGTGAGTGGTGCCGTCGACAATCTGTACTTCAACCAGAGAAGCGGGCTTCGGCGAGGCAGGCGCTTGATTCTTC is a window of Pseudomonas antarctica DNA encoding:
- a CDS encoding fimbrial protein gives rise to the protein MSALLAGWGLAMAAHAHFSAGTCTPQATLNLSIAPITLPVNPQVGQVIGAANGYDFGNNSFVMLCRYQDWPVEQPVSANMSVVNSPVSGRTFSASGVSMPVYATGLPGVGFAMMARDPGQPMRAISHTGTTLLTTKHNKPNGWGLQGRVYLVATGPVSAGTIPSRNIARYTLTNVSTAGPGYVAVNFTPAVIAPPRRPTCRVSAPSIAMPVGRIASRDFKGPGSFAGSVTQDITLECAGGTGGTQDVFITITDQTDNANRSDRLNLTRTSNARGVALQLLHGAQLVRYGADSAAVGNLNQWQVGSTGNGKVTIPLTARYVQTEQTITPGVANGLASFTMSYR
- a CDS encoding molecular chaperone; translated protein: MFNRWLRTVFGLALAAQMWPAHGEIVIDRTRIIYPAAAREVTVNLRNEADGPRLVQVWIDRGDPEALPELSDVPFTVSPPILRLEAGTAQGLRLAYHPAEEQANARPQESVYWLNVRGIRPTARTSNQLQFVFRTRIKLFLRPEALAGREVDAVQTLRWRLGGDSPVLRVHNPSAFHVTLSSVVLTLEGVEYPSEDPPMLLPRTTANLMLKGRSAPWQGSATLRFTTLDDHGVTREHSVSLAGPVTEDVAI
- a CDS encoding fimbria/pilus outer membrane usher protein, whose product is MPASLQFTFYQCAWLFSHPRLVVLFGLLSTLVISVEAAPLLFDIEAFSSGQSSPADITRFNAVNTLAPGVYRVDVMLNGQSIGRHALNFVPRNEQDGAQPCVSAQQLAELGVVLHPLDGASQAACRDFADWIPMASSRVDTESLTLDLSIPQVYINRSARDYIDPAQWDEGIDAALLNYNFSAAAVTSGAGEDRGYLGLNGGVNLGDWRLRHQGGQAWASRSGRLPYQQTATYLQRSLATWRSQLTVGDSFSSGQILDGVRVRGITLATEDRMLAQSQQGYAPQVRGVAESNATVTVRQNGYTLYETTVAPGPFVIDDLYPTGYGGDLNVSVTEVDGRSSTFVVPYSVAPHLLRNGATHYTVTMGRVQQRGLAGASPAVFQGTLQQGLTNSLTAYAGSTLSQGYGQAKVGVAMSTPIGAFALDSTRSRTQVPGQGLFGGQSWGLAYSKNVPYSGTHFMLGAYRFSTEGYLSLPDALTARELGHHGGSMGSYTRQKSRLDLTISQQVGEGTLSVYGSSIDYWAGTQGRQTSFTVSYGAHWKKLNWNLSAQRSRVSETHRSSDRERSDEIFFGRATQAGRVDNHLVLTLSMPLGDRAHAPTLSSSLYRDAGDSRGSQQQVGINGLLGDSDHTHYGLIGSHGTGNQHGSSFNAYTGYRSNTATLRAGYGQSRDSAQVSMSADGGLIAHDGGVTLSPSLGEASALVYAPDAQGAQLGSSGVRIDKHGYGVMPSLRAYQRNEVAIDPQGMPMDVELKASNHHVVPTMGAVSRVRFETVSGRAVVIKATHPDGRPVPFAAQVFDEHGSEVGVIGQAGKAFVRGVAEHGTLTVRWAEAAGERCFIQYRLPPRKPGRRQQNADQLISQCKGDLDRQEESS
- a CDS encoding molecular chaperone, with translation MLARPLLLSCLLMTLSISAGWPSAAHAGVVIDGTRHIYPQQRREVTLRLTNDDPRAPRLVQVWLAPGDPASAPSGSEVPFILSPPVFRLDPGKSQAVRLVYTQEPLPADRESVFWLNALEIPPKVNAEQSAQDDAPASHLQFAFRIRTKVFFRPAHLPGSTDEAPAQLRWTLHRSAQGALLEVHNPSAYHVTFNEVALAMGAQPEARLLPAGEGMVAPGGHLTLAVREVVHAIPADAQVHFKYINDYGAFSSPQRAPLKF